From the Marinomonas sp. THO17 genome, one window contains:
- the fliS gene encoding flagellar export chaperone FliS: MYGKKGIQAYKKDSLKSDLASADPHRVIQLLMQGVLDRLALGKGCIERADWEGKASALTRSIEIINALRDGLDRDANPELVDNLDGLYDYMVVRINEASVSKDCAILDQVIALMLQIKGAWDQITEADKQQAYHAENNESAGAVNV, encoded by the coding sequence ATGTACGGGAAAAAAGGGATTCAGGCCTACAAGAAGGACTCATTAAAATCCGATTTAGCCTCGGCAGATCCTCATAGAGTGATACAGCTATTGATGCAGGGTGTGTTGGATAGACTGGCCTTAGGTAAAGGGTGCATAGAGCGTGCAGATTGGGAAGGCAAAGCTTCCGCACTGACCCGTTCGATTGAAATAATAAATGCCCTAAGGGATGGCTTGGATCGTGATGCGAATCCTGAGCTTGTCGATAATTTAGATGGCTTATACGATTATATGGTGGTACGCATCAACGAGGCGAGTGTATCAAAAGATTGTGCTATTCTTGACCAAGTTATTGCTTTAATGCTGCAAATTAAAGGCGCTTGGGATCAGATAACAGAAGCCGATAAACAACAGGCTTACCATGCTGAAAATAATGAGTCTGCTGGTGCAGTGAATGTATGA